CGGCTCGCCAGCTCCTCCTGCGCCTCCGGGCCGGCCTCCAACGACAGCAGGGCGCGGGCGTGGCCGGCGGACAGCACGCCGGCAGCCACTCGGCGCTGTACCGGGATGGGCAGCTTGAGCAACCGGATCATGTTGGTGATGAGCGGGCGCGAGCGACCGATCCGCGCAGCCAGTTCATCGTGGGTGACCCCGAACTCATCGAGCAGCTGTTGGTAGGCCGCCGCCTCTTCCAACGGATTCAGCTGAACGCGGTGGATGTTCTCCAGCAAGGCGTCGCGCAGCAGGTTGTCGTCACCGGTCTCGCGGACGATCGCCGGGATGGTCGACAGGCCGGCCGCTTGGGCGGCCCGCCAACGCCGCTCCCCCATCACGATCTGGTAGGGCGCGCCGCCCTCCGATCGCGGCACGGCGCGAACCACGATCGGCTGCAACAACCCGAACTCGCGGATCGAATGCACCAGCTCCGACAGCGCCTCGTCGTCGAACACCTGGCGGGGCTGACGCGGGTTCGGCTCGATGTCGGAGGGGGCGATCTCCCGGTACACCGCTCCCATCGCGGCGGCATCGGGAAGCGGGCCGCCGATGACGACGTCGGCAGCAGCCGAACCCATGCGCGGCCCGAACGTCGAGGCGTCACCCTCGACCGGCCCGGTGGGAATCAGCGACGCCAAACCGCGGCCGAGACCGCCCTTCCTGCGTGACGGATTGCTCATGGGTTTATCCCCTCCCGGCAGATGATCGACCGCGCTGAGCGAGTTCGCGACTGGCGTCGAGGTAGCTCATTGCTCCGCGCGAACCGGGATCGTAATCGATGATCGTCATGCTGTAACCCGGCGCCTCCGAGACCTTCACGCTCCGTGGGATCACCGTCCGCAGCACCTTGTCCCCGAAGTAGCGCCGCACTTCCTCGGCAACCTGGTCGGCCAGTTTCGTGCGGCCGTCATACATCGTGAGGATGACCGTGGTGACATCGAGCTGAGGATTCAGGTGCGCCTTCACCATCTCGATGTTGCGCATCAGCTGCGACACCCCCTCGAGGGCGTAGTACTCACACTGAATGGGGATGAGCACCTCGGGGGCCGCAACCAAGGCATTGATGGTGAGCAGTCCCAGCGAGGGCGGGCAGTCGATGAAGACGTAGTCGAAGTCGAAGTCGTCCAGCTCCGCCAGCGCGTTGCGCAGTCGGTTCTCCCGGGCCACCATGCTGACGAGTTCGATCTCCGCACCGGCCAGATCGATGGTGGCCGGCACGCAGAACAACCTGTCGCTGTGCGGGCTGCGCCGCAGCGCCTCCCGCAAGGTGACTTCACCTATCAGTACCTCGTAGGAGGACGGCGTGCCGGACTGTCGGTCGGCGATGCCGAGCGCGGTGCTGGCGTTGCCCTGCGGGTCGAGATCGATGACGAGAGTCTTGAGTCCTTGAACCGCCAGGGCCGCCGCGAGGTTGACCGCGGTCGTGGTCTTCCCCACCCCGCCCTTCTGGTTCGCGATGGTGAACAGCCGCCGCTGTTGCGGCCGCGGTAGCGGTTCGTGGGTGGCGTGCAAGACCCGGACCGCGCGTTCGGCCGCGGCGCCGATCGGGGTGTCGAATTCGGTCGATGTTTCACGTGAAACATTCACTGTGGGATTGTGCGCTTCCGCGGACGTTGCCGCCACTCCGATGGCGCTCAACGCTTCGCCCCTCGAGTCGGACGTCCCCGTTGTGCCACCACGACCGTTGCGGGCTGTTCCAAAATATTCACGCCACACCTCACCACCCTGACATTCACGGCTCCCGATGCCTCCATCACACGCCGGTGCTCGCGCACTTCCTCGGGAGCGCGCTCCCCCTTGATCGCCACCATCAGTCCGTCTTGCCTCAGCAACGGCATACTCCACTTCGTCAACTTGTCCAACGCCGCAACCGCACGGGATACCGCCGCGTCGGCGCCGCTCAAACGGTCCCGCACCGCGCGCTCTTCCGCGCGGCCCCGAGCCACCTCGATCGCCAGCCCGAGTTCATCCACGACCTCGGTCAGGAAATCACTCCGACGCAGCAGCGGCTCCAGCAGCACGAACCGGAGATCGGGTCGGGCGATAGCGAGCGGAATCCCGGGCAACCCTGCCCCACTCCCGATGTCGATCACTCGCGCGCCAGGGTCCAGCAGCTCCGCGACGACGGCTGAATTCAGGATGTGCCGGTCCCAGATGCGATCTACTTCCCGGGGCCCGAGTAGACCTCGCTCCACGCCGGCCCTCGCCAGGATCTCCGCGTATCGCTCGGCAAGGCCGAGCCGTTCACCGAAGACCTCGGCAGCGGCGGAAGCGGCTGCAGCGGCCGGGGGCGTCACGCTCGCGGACTGCGTCGGCTCGCGCGAATCGACATGTTTCACGTGAAACATTCCCTCCGCTCTCGCCAACGCGCCGACCCGATCCTGACACCTGCCGCCGGGTCCCCCGGAACTACATCCCTGTAACTCCGAGGGTCACGGCCCGGTCACAGATGGTCACGACTCAGTCACGCAACACGACGACGCGGCGCGACGGCTCCACGCCCTCGCTCTCGCTGTGCACGCCGGCGACCGCAGCCACCGCGTCGTGCACGATCTTGCGTTCGAACGGGGTCATCGGCGAGAGCGCTTCACGCTCACCGGTCTCGGCCACCCGCCGGGCCACCTTGTCCCCCAGCGCCGCCAACTCCTCACGGCGCCGGCGCCGCCAGCTCGCGATGTCCAGCATCAGGCGGCTGCGCACACCGGTCTTCTGGTGCACGGCCAGCCGCGTCAACTCCTGCAGGGCGTCCAGGACCTCGCCGCCGCGGCCGACCAACTTGTTGAGGTCGTCGCTGCCGTCGATGCTCACCACCGCACGGTTGCCCTCGACGTCCAGGTCGATGTCTCCGTCGAAGTCCAACAGGTCCAGCAGTTCTTCCAGATAGTCGCCGGCGATCTCGCCCTCGGCGACCAGTCGCTCTTCAAGGTCATCCGATTCGTCTACGGCCTCACCGTTCTCGGCGTCCGGCGCGGCCGCATCCGATTCGAGTTCAGTGGTGTCAGCGTCCGTCATGGCTCTTTCTCCCCTCATCCACGGGTTGGTGTTCGCGGCCTCGCGCCGCGATGTCTTGCTTGGTTTCTTGGGTTTCGGCCCGGCGGCCCGATCCCGGCAAGTTCGGGCGCTACTAGCGTTTGCGCTTCTTCGGCCGTGCTCCCGGCCGCGGGGTACGGCCAGGGCCGCTACTTCGGGTGGCCGCATTCGGCTTGGCTGACGGAGGCTGTGGGCTCTTGGCGGTCGGCTTCGCCTGGGTCTCTCCGTCGTCGATTACTTCCGCGTCCGACGCACTGGACTCTGCCGACGCGGTTTCGACCGCCGACCCCGTGCTCGTCGCCGACGTGGACTTGGTGCGCTTGGGCTTGACTCCGGGCGCCGGCGCATTGGCCGCCCTGCGCTCGAGTGCCTCCTGCTTCTTGGCCTCGTCTTCTTTCTCGATCATTCCGAAGACATAGTGCTGCTGACCGAACGTCCAGATGTTGTTGGCGAACCAGTACAGGATGATCGCCAGTGGCAGGAACGGGCCACCGACCACGACGCCGAGCGGAAACACATACAGCGCCAGCTTGTTCATCATCGCCGTCTGCGGATTGGCGGCCGCCTCTGGACTCTGCCGGGCCACCGACGCCCGGCTGTTGAAGTACGTCGCCACGCCGGCGAGGATCATCACCGGCACGCCGACGGCGATCACCGCGGGCCTGCTGAAATGTTCGAACGCGTCCAACCCACCCTTCTGGGTCATCGACGCACCGATGGGTGCGCCGAACAGGTTGGCCTTCAGAAAGTTCTGGACGTCGAGCGCGGTGAAGACGTAGTTGCCGATCATCTTGTTCTGCTCGACCGACATCGACTGCAACCCGATGCCGCCGGTGGTGCGGTTGAAGGAGCGCAGCACGTGGTAGAGCCCGAGGAACACCGGGATCTGGGCCAGCATCGGCAGGCAGCCCAGGATGGGGTTGAAACCGTGCTCGCGTTGCAGCTTCTGCATCTCCAGTGCCATGCGCTGACGGTCTTTGCCGTACTTCTTCTGCAGGGCCTTGATCTGTGGCTGCAGTTCCTGCATCTGCCGCGTGGTGCGGATCTGCCGGACGAAGGGCTTGTACAGCAGCGCGCGCAGGGTGAAGACCA
This genomic stretch from Mycobacterium paragordonae harbors:
- the rsmG gene encoding 16S rRNA (guanine(527)-N(7))-methyltransferase RsmG, giving the protein MFHVKHVDSREPTQSASVTPPAAAAASAAAEVFGERLGLAERYAEILARAGVERGLLGPREVDRIWDRHILNSAVVAELLDPGARVIDIGSGAGLPGIPLAIARPDLRFVLLEPLLRRSDFLTEVVDELGLAIEVARGRAEERAVRDRLSGADAAVSRAVAALDKLTKWSMPLLRQDGLMVAIKGERAPEEVREHRRVMEASGAVNVRVVRCGVNILEQPATVVVAQRGRPTRGAKR
- the yidC gene encoding membrane protein insertase YidC, with the translated sequence MNLLFDFFSLDFIYYPVSWIMWLWYKAFAFLLGPDNFFAWALSVMFLVFTLRALLYKPFVRQIRTTRQMQELQPQIKALQKKYGKDRQRMALEMQKLQREHGFNPILGCLPMLAQIPVFLGLYHVLRSFNRTTGGIGLQSMSVEQNKMIGNYVFTALDVQNFLKANLFGAPIGASMTQKGGLDAFEHFSRPAVIAVGVPVMILAGVATYFNSRASVARQSPEAAANPQTAMMNKLALYVFPLGVVVGGPFLPLAIILYWFANNIWTFGQQHYVFGMIEKEDEAKKQEALERRAANAPAPGVKPKRTKSTSATSTGSAVETASAESSASDAEVIDDGETQAKPTAKSPQPPSAKPNAATRSSGPGRTPRPGARPKKRKR
- a CDS encoding ParA family protein, with product MSAIGVAATSAEAHNPTVNVSRETSTEFDTPIGAAAERAVRVLHATHEPLPRPQQRRLFTIANQKGGVGKTTTAVNLAAALAVQGLKTLVIDLDPQGNASTALGIADRQSGTPSSYEVLIGEVTLREALRRSPHSDRLFCVPATIDLAGAEIELVSMVARENRLRNALAELDDFDFDYVFIDCPPSLGLLTINALVAAPEVLIPIQCEYYALEGVSQLMRNIEMVKAHLNPQLDVTTVILTMYDGRTKLADQVAEEVRRYFGDKVLRTVIPRSVKVSEAPGYSMTIIDYDPGSRGAMSYLDASRELAQRGRSSAGRG
- a CDS encoding protein jag, with amino-acid sequence MTDADTTELESDAAAPDAENGEAVDESDDLEERLVAEGEIAGDYLEELLDLLDFDGDIDLDVEGNRAVVSIDGSDDLNKLVGRGGEVLDALQELTRLAVHQKTGVRSRLMLDIASWRRRRREELAALGDKVARRVAETGEREALSPMTPFERKIVHDAVAAVAGVHSESEGVEPSRRVVVLRD
- a CDS encoding ParB/RepB/Spo0J family partition protein, with product MSNPSRRKGGLGRGLASLIPTGPVEGDASTFGPRMGSAAADVVIGGPLPDAAAMGAVYREIAPSDIEPNPRQPRQVFDDEALSELVHSIREFGLLQPIVVRAVPRSEGGAPYQIVMGERRWRAAQAAGLSTIPAIVRETGDDNLLRDALLENIHRVQLNPLEEAAAYQQLLDEFGVTHDELAARIGRSRPLITNMIRLLKLPIPVQRRVAAGVLSAGHARALLSLEAGPEAQEELASRIVAEGLSVRATEEAVTLANRGDGAAPTPPRRKPIQMPGLQDVAERLSNAFDTRVTVALGKRKGKIVVEFGSVDDLQRIIDLMTAKKP